Part of the Candidatus Zixiibacteriota bacterium genome, GAATTGGTGTTCCGCATGAACAGCGTTCCGTCTACACCGGAAGTACTAACACCTGCGAATGGCGGAATTGTTTCCAGCCTGCAGCCGGGTCTCACAATCCGTAGAGTGCCTGACGCCGAAGGCGACAGCTTGCTTCTGACCTTTGAAGTTGCCAATGACAGCTCGTTCGCCTTCTTCGTTCCGTTTACGGCGCAACCAGGCAATGATTCGCTGACGACGGTGAATGTTCCGTTTTACCTCACGGAAGATCAACGCTACTGGTGGCGGGTGAAGGCGAGCGACTATTACGAGGAGTCTAATTACTCACCGATCTGGTCGTTCTGGATCAACAGCGAGAACAGCGCGCCGACGCATTTTAACCTGATCGCCCCGGCAAACAGCTTCGAACCGGCACTAACAACGACCATACCATTGCTGGAATGGACGAAATCGAACGACATTGATCCGTTCGATCAAGTCAGCTATGCCTTGCATCTGGCGATTGACAGCAGTTTCAGTTTTGCGAGCATCACTTCCGGGATCGACGGCACATCATGGCAACCGTCCGAGCCTCTGAATTGGGGGACTAAGTATTGGTGGAAGGTGAAGGCGACCGACCTGAGCACAGGAGTGACTTGGTCAAATCAAGTTTTTCGCTTCCGTACAATGAGACCCGGTGACCCGGATGGCAACGGACAGATATCGATCTCCGATGCCGTATTTCTGATCAACTACATTTTCGCCAGCGGCCCGGCGCCTGTACCGTTGCTATCGGGAGATGCTGATTGTAGTGGAGCGATTTCAATATCAGATGCGGTGTATTTGATCAATTACATCTTCGGCGGTGGGCCGGAGCCGTGTGAGACAACTGGACATTGGAGATAATGGCAAACTTGGATTAACAGCCGACTCAGGAACGAAAAGGATGGAGTTTACGATGCGCATTCTGTCTGTCTTCTTGTGGCTTCTACTCTCAATTATGACGACTAGCGCTCTATTCGCGGTAGGGCATAGCTCAGTCGAGACGTGCGACACGTTGTTGCATGAAGGGGACTTCTCAATGCCATTGGGTACGCGACTTAGGCAGATATCGTTTTCGGACTTCGACAAGAACGGCCTCATCGACATTGGAATTGCATCGGAGTTCTCGAATCAAGTGATTGTACTTCTGAATTTGGACGGACTTACGTTTGCTGCCCCAAGATTCATTGGAGTTCAAGATCATCCCATGGGCATTGCTGCCGTAGACGTCGACAATGATGGTGACGATGACCTGGTCGCGACCAACACGAATTCGAACAGCATTAATATTGTCAGAAACGATGGTATGGCGAACTTTGCCGTAGTTCAGACTTATGGTACAGGTAACTTCCCAGGGACGCTAACACTGGGCGACTTCGATCGCGATTCGTTAGTTGATATTGCCGTATTGAACGGGTTCGGGCAGTCGGTGTCCATTTTCAAGAATCTGGGTGATGCAACGTTCCAGGGTCGACCAGAGATTCCGATCGGCTTCAGGCCCTGGTCGATTCAAGCCGCAGATATCGATATGGACCTGGACACTGATCTTATCATCACCTGCGGAGACCTAGGCATCCAGCAACTGCTAAATGACGGAAGCGGGAGTTTTACGCTTGGAACACCAATCAATGTTCCCCAAGGGGCCGGAGGGCTTGCGATTGCCGATATTGACGGCGATTCCGACCCAGACGTACTGGTATCTTCGGGTCTGGATGGCGGCACGCTTCTCACATATGCGAATGACTTGGGGCAGCTTACCGAAATCGACAACTACCCAATCGGCGACGGGGTAGGCTGCATTTGTGCTACCGATTTAGACGAGGATAATGACCTTGATTTGGTGATGTCACACGACGGATCAGGAACTTACCAGGCAACCGTTCTCATCAACGACGGGACTGGTTCCTTCTGCCTGAACTTCGAGATTCCAAACCTCATCGAACGCACTGTAGGTGCATATAGCGCAGACATCGATAATGACTCTGATAATGATGTGATCATGGTACACTGGGGTTGGGACTTCAGTGGCTTAACGTTCTTGGTGAATTCACTTGATTGGATACGGGGAGATGCGGATGGAGATGGAAGCATCGCCATCTCAGACGCCGTGTACCTAGTCAATTACATATTCGCCGGTGGTCCAGTTCCAGCGCCGATCACGTCGGGCGATCCTGATTGCAGCGGAGCGATCTCGATTTCAGATGGGATCTATTTGATCAATTATATTTTCGGCGGTGGGCCGGCGCCCTGTGAGCCGTGACATCCATGAGATTTCGAACGCTGAGAGCGTTCACTAATGGGCAATTGGAAACCGATCTTTATTCGCATTCTTGTGACTCGAGTCGATCTAAGTGAGTCCCTGACATTGCGCTGATTGGTACCAGCCTAACTTGTCGTTGTGCGTGAGAACATGCATTCTATTTGTTTCAGTGATCGTCTATTCTGCTGCATTCGCTACTGCTGCACAACTCAACAAGATCGCTGCAGCAGAAAGCAGTTTCTAGTCAGTGTATTGTACCAGCAGCAAGAGCAAGTTTTGTCTGCATTTAACTGGCTCACGACCGGCAAGTCCTGCGACCTTCAGAAGTTCTTAGACTTACATCCAGAAGTTGGAGGGATAGATAATGACAAACTGGCGACCAAAGCATCAGAAGTCTGGGGCAATCCTTACGAGGTATCCGCAGCCTCTGGCGCTGGCGTACCAGACGTTGCTGGAAGCGCTCGATGCCGGGAGACTTGCACAGGCGTTGACGAGTCTTCATAGTCTCTGTGAGAAGACGCTTACTTACTGTTGTATTCTTCTTGACGTCGAAATTCTTAGGAGCACGCGCAAGTTAACAGATATCCAACGGAACTCCATCAAGAACATTTACCTTAAGCGAACGATGTTCGGGGAAAAGATTGACCACCTGCAACAACTCACGAATGGTTCAGGATCTACTGACTTATGCAAGCTGTTTCGTCGCTCTGGGTCGGCTGAACTGCTAAATGTCCTCGAAGCTCTAAACAGGGCATACAAGCCAGCTGCACATCACTCGATTATTGATGAACCCTTTGCAGTCGAACTCCTTGATAAATTCCTCGATCCGATTGTCCGTGTGCTTGCAAGGCAAGAGATCTTCACTGAACATGAACTAGTGCTTCCGTGCAAAGATGGCAGGCAGACTAAGCTAACCGGCAGTCATGAGGTCGAGTACGAGTCGACCTTTGACGAAGAGAAAGTGCTGATCACGAGAAACGGTGGGATAGTAGCAAACGCCTGGCCGTTACTTGTTGTAAGGCGCAAAGGCAGTCTGGTTAGAGTCTACAATCTGGCAAGGATCGAAAGTGCTGGAAGAGAGCAAGTCAAATTGGATTACTTCGACGCCTTTGCAAGCGAGCGCTTCTCCGTAATAAGTAGGTCAGATGAATCTCTGTTTAAGAGTTTGAACGATCTATTTGGTAATTTGCAAATTGGACCTGGAAGGAACTACCTAGACGACTTCAGTGATTTAAGGGAAAGGATCAGAGATTTCTCTGGGCGAACGTGGTTATTCAAGGATGTTAACGACTTCGTCAATGATCTTGCAGGCGGCCAAACATTCTTGATCCTTGGCAAACCAGGGACCGGCAAGTCGTCATTCATGGTTCAACACATGAAGCGGACTGTCGCGGACGATCCTCAGATTTCCCGGGGAGACTATAGCTACTTCTTCTTCAGGGACGGAGAGCACCACAGAAATCGATTGACGCAATGGATGAAGCACGTAACGGACGACTTGGAAGCGAAGACCGGCATTAGCCTTCGGTTTGGACGTAAGAGTTTCGAGCCACTACCGAATGACGATGTGAACAAGCTCATGTGGCTCATCCAACGAATTAGAGACGAGGATCCGGATCGCGCGAAATCGCCAATCGTCTTCTTTGTAGACGGTATTGACGAATTGCAGCAAGAGGACATCGCTACATTTGTCGATTCGATCAATGCCCTGCGAACCATTGAAAATGTAGGATTGGTGCTCGCGAGTCGCGAGATTCGCGAACTCGACCGAATAGCTGGTCCACTGGTGAAACTAAGGCTTGAAGATGACGCACGCAATCTGCAAGATCTGCAGTTCTATGCAGAGACACGTCTTCCCTCATGGACCGAAGAGGAAATAGCAGAGTTGATAAGCCGAACGGGCTGCGTATTTCTGTATCTCTCGGCCACGATTGATGACGTGCTTCACGACCGGCTTGCAAGGGGAGAATTGTCGAGCCTCCCGGGCGACCTCGAGTCGTATTATGACCGCATCATGCGATTTCGAATGCCAGAGAGATTTTCATATCACGGCTTGGTCTGGGAAGAAACGGGATTAAGGGCTCTGGCACTAATGATTGCCCTTCAAGTGCGGCCAACTGTGGAGATGCTGGCCAGATACTCTGGCATTGGGATAGAGAAGCTGCGCCGTACTCTGGATTTGCTTCGAGAACTGCTGATCATTCCGAGCGACCGACCGTCAGGTTACCCGCAATCCGAGGGAAGTCATGAAACAGAAGGTATTCGTGTGTTTCATAAATCGTTCGAAGATTTTCTCGAGAAGACAAATGCCCCCGAGATTCGAAGAGCCCACGATCGCATAGTCAATCATTTCCTGCCGATGATCAGAGAGGACAGGTTTAACAGGCCGGAACCCTACTTTTTCTATTACTATCTCAGGCACCTGAAGATCACCAGTCGATTAGAGATCCTGAGTGAAGTTGTGCACTGCAAGAGCCAATTCCGCGAACGCGTCAAGTTTCTTCTTGGGGGAAAGAAATGGCCTGACGAAGATAGCTCCTGGTACAGCTACTTTGATGAATACCCTGACTGTAATGGTGACAGCGCAATGCTCCTCCTCCTCTTAAGCAGTTACCTCAGAGAAGTTGTGCTAGAAGAGCGGAGTCTCGCCTTGCGTGTTCTCCTACTCAGATTGACTCGTCTTTTCCCAGTCTGGAGAACACTAACGCGCTTCGAGCACCGTGATTACGGAGCCACTTCCGAAGTGCCGCTATGGCACTATCAAATGCTACTAATGCTCGCGAGCAGGGCTCCACTCTTGGCGCGCTCGTGGAGCATGAGGCTCGCATTTTGGAG contains:
- a CDS encoding VCBS repeat-containing protein; this encodes MRILSVFLWLLLSIMTTSALFAVGHSSVETCDTLLHEGDFSMPLGTRLRQISFSDFDKNGLIDIGIASEFSNQVIVLLNLDGLTFAAPRFIGVQDHPMGIAAVDVDNDGDDDLVATNTNSNSINIVRNDGMANFAVVQTYGTGNFPGTLTLGDFDRDSLVDIAVLNGFGQSVSIFKNLGDATFQGRPEIPIGFRPWSIQAADIDMDLDTDLIITCGDLGIQQLLNDGSGSFTLGTPINVPQGAGGLAIADIDGDSDPDVLVSSGLDGGTLLTYANDLGQLTEIDNYPIGDGVGCICATDLDEDNDLDLVMSHDGSGTYQATVLINDGTGSFCLNFEIPNLIERTVGAYSADIDNDSDNDVIMVHWGWDFSGLTFLVNSLDWIRGDADGDGSIAISDAVYLVNYIFAGGPVPAPITSGDPDCSGAISISDGIYLINYIFGGGPAPCEP